In uncultured Ilyobacter sp., a genomic segment contains:
- a CDS encoding non-canonical purine NTP pyrophosphatase produces the protein MKEIVFVTTNKGKIASAQEYLNTTKLIPYNAELIEPRSDDIRKIAKEKVIQAYNIVNEPCIALDAGFFIKSLNGFPRAYVNHALDTIGVEGILKLMEDKTEQECEFRSCLVFYDGSHMEFFESKSSGTLSKSIRGKDSHKKWSDLWYVFIPKNFDKTLAEFSEDDFAKYQTLKEDSAIKKFAQWYEK, from the coding sequence ATGAAAGAAATTGTTTTTGTTACTACCAATAAAGGTAAAATAGCCTCAGCACAGGAATATCTTAATACTACTAAACTTATTCCTTATAATGCAGAACTTATAGAACCTAGGTCTGACGATATCCGAAAAATAGCAAAGGAAAAAGTAATTCAAGCATATAATATAGTTAATGAACCGTGTATAGCATTGGATGCCGGGTTTTTTATAAAATCCCTAAATGGTTTTCCCAGAGCCTATGTCAATCATGCTTTGGATACCATTGGAGTAGAAGGAATCCTGAAGTTAATGGAAGATAAAACGGAACAAGAATGTGAATTTAGGTCTTGTCTTGTTTTTTATGATGGCAGCCATATGGAATTTTTTGAAAGTAAATCCTCTGGGACTTTATCTAAAAGTATCAGAGGGAAAGATTCCCATAAAAAATGGTCTGATTTATGGTATGTCTTTATTCCGAAAAACTTTGATAAAACTTTAGCTGAGTTTTCAGAAGATGATTTTGCAAAATATCAGACATTAAAAGAGGACTCGGCCATAAAAAAGTTTGCCCAGTGGTATGAAAAATAA
- a CDS encoding O-acetylhomoserine aminocarboxypropyltransferase/cysteine synthase family protein, whose amino-acid sequence MSKEKWSLETKAVQCGWQPKNGEPRVLPIYQSTTYKYDTAAEVAKLFDLEAEGHMYSRISNPTCDAFEKKVAALEGGVGALATSSGQTASTVAITNVASSGDHFIAAGALYGGTVALFTNTLKKMGIEATLVDSELPLEELKKYFKPNTKAIFAETIANPAMDILDFEKLSTLAKEMGVPLIVDNTFATPYLCQPLKLGADIVVHSSTKYIDGHATSVGGVIVDGGTFDWSNGKFPEFTEPDRSYHGVVYTREFGNLAFIVKARVQWIRDLGSYMSPMNAFLSNLGLETLHVRMDRHCENALKLAEFLEAHPKVSWVKYPGLESHKHFQRAQKYLKGCSGVLTFGVKGGSQEGEKLMNSLELAAIVVHVADVRTSVLHPASMTHRQLSAEEQIAAGVSPDLIRVSVGIENIKDIISDFNQALEKI is encoded by the coding sequence ATGAGTAAAGAAAAATGGTCTCTGGAAACCAAAGCTGTTCAGTGTGGATGGCAGCCGAAAAACGGCGAACCCCGTGTACTGCCTATTTATCAGAGTACAACTTATAAATATGATACTGCTGCTGAAGTAGCAAAACTTTTTGATCTGGAAGCTGAGGGTCATATGTATTCTAGAATAAGTAATCCAACTTGTGATGCCTTCGAAAAAAAAGTGGCTGCCTTGGAAGGCGGAGTGGGAGCTTTGGCTACCTCTTCTGGGCAGACTGCATCTACAGTCGCCATAACAAATGTTGCTTCATCAGGCGATCACTTCATAGCAGCAGGAGCTCTCTACGGAGGGACTGTGGCTCTATTTACAAATACCTTGAAAAAGATGGGGATAGAAGCGACTTTAGTTGATTCAGAGCTTCCATTGGAAGAACTAAAAAAATATTTTAAACCCAATACAAAGGCCATCTTTGCAGAAACCATAGCCAACCCTGCAATGGATATCCTGGATTTTGAAAAATTATCAACTCTGGCAAAAGAGATGGGAGTACCTCTAATCGTAGACAACACCTTTGCCACTCCATACCTGTGCCAGCCTCTAAAACTTGGTGCAGATATCGTCGTACACTCTTCTACAAAATATATTGACGGCCATGCCACCAGTGTTGGCGGTGTGATAGTTGATGGTGGAACTTTTGACTGGAGCAACGGAAAATTTCCAGAATTTACCGAGCCCGACAGAAGTTATCACGGTGTAGTCTATACTCGTGAATTTGGAAATCTGGCTTTTATCGTAAAGGCCAGAGTTCAGTGGATTCGTGACTTAGGATCATATATGAGCCCGATGAACGCTTTCCTGTCAAACTTAGGACTGGAAACTCTTCATGTGAGAATGGACAGACATTGTGAAAACGCCCTAAAACTTGCAGAATTTCTTGAAGCTCACCCTAAGGTAAGCTGGGTAAAATACCCTGGACTTGAAAGCCACAAACACTTCCAGCGTGCACAAAAATATCTAAAAGGATGCAGCGGGGTACTTACTTTTGGTGTAAAAGGCGGATCCCAAGAGGGAGAAAAATTAATGAACAGCCTGGAATTGGCCGCAATTGTAGTGCATGTTGCCGATGTCCGTACAAGTGTTCTTCATCCAGCCAGCATGACCCATAGACAGCTCTCTGCAGAAGAACAGATTGCCGCAGGAGTAAGCCCTGACCTTATCAGAGTTTCAGTGGGTATTGAAAATATCAAAGATATTATTAGTGATTTCAATCAAGCCTTGGAAAAAATATAG
- a CDS encoding ACT domain-containing protein, whose product MQGKIVVTVIGNDKVGIVAGVTKKLQDLDANIVDISQTIFENEIFAMIMLVNVEKFKGNFDEMKKELSPLEEKLGVKIYVQHEDIFKAMHRI is encoded by the coding sequence ATGCAAGGGAAAATTGTAGTAACTGTAATCGGAAATGACAAAGTTGGAATTGTAGCCGGAGTAACTAAAAAACTTCAAGATTTAGATGCCAATATTGTTGATATCTCTCAAACTATTTTTGAAAATGAGATATTTGCAATGATTATGCTTGTTAACGTGGAAAAATTCAAAGGAAACTTTGACGAGATGAAAAAAGAATTATCTCCTTTAGAAGAAAAATTAGGCGTTAAAATTTATGTTCAACACGAAGATATTTTTAAAGCAATGCACAGAATTTAA
- a CDS encoding nitroreductase family protein codes for MNYDNLLEIATKRRSVRKFTNQKVSREDIEKIVKVGVQSPSGFNSQPWEFVVVDDENLKNEVTQYLIDGIGEGKTSKGFVDAPVYILLYGDPRVRERGPVSVKDNDNWWNFTFSSTLASAFMSMQLAATSLGLVSMWVSAFRNPKVEKKTKELLGIPEYLEIFEMMAVGYTDANISPKKVKDLSKVIHYNRADNY; via the coding sequence ATGAACTATGATAATTTATTGGAGATAGCAACCAAGAGAAGATCTGTAAGGAAGTTTACTAATCAAAAAGTTTCAAGGGAAGATATCGAAAAGATTGTAAAAGTCGGAGTACAGTCTCCTTCTGGATTTAATTCCCAGCCCTGGGAATTCGTGGTGGTAGATGATGAAAATTTAAAGAATGAAGTGACCCAGTATCTTATCGATGGAATAGGTGAAGGGAAAACCTCTAAGGGCTTTGTAGATGCCCCTGTATACATTCTGTTATATGGTGATCCTAGAGTTAGAGAACGTGGTCCTGTTTCTGTAAAAGACAACGATAACTGGTGGAATTTCACATTTTCTAGTACTCTAGCCAGTGCTTTTATGAGTATGCAGCTTGCTGCCACAAGTTTAGGTCTAGTTTCCATGTGGGTGTCGGCTTTTAGAAATCCAAAAGTAGAAAAGAAAACAAAAGAATTACTTGGAATTCCTGAGTATCTTGAGATATTTGAGATGATGGCAGTAGGTTATACAGATGCTAATATTTCTCCTAAAAAGGTAAAAGATCTGTCTAAGGTAATTCATTATAACAGAGCTGATAATTATTAA
- a CDS encoding threonine synthase, with product MKYICSRCKETEEVTTHKPKCHCGGLWKLDFIPPKFDTDLIDKDIWGLFRYRAFMPVIGDTWKDITLGEGMTPVIQFDEDVMLKMDYFMPTLSFKDRGAAMLIAHCKEIGVDSVVQDSSGNAGNSVAAYCAKAGIECEIFVPEGTSPKKIDMIEAHNAKVNIVPGSRDHCADVCRDKVDSEKKYYANHVYNPFFYEGTKTYIYEVYEQLNRIPKNIFVPLGNGTLFIGVIKGLEELLMSGIIKNMPNIIAVQSEYCDPFAKAVLNGETSPVKVIPKATMAEGIAIGIPMRGEEILEYIYQYNIEVIIAPEDKIIEARGMLAAKGVYCEHTTAASYAAYLNYCELKGKTSDCLISMCGAGFKSDH from the coding sequence ATGAAATATATTTGCAGCAGATGTAAAGAAACAGAGGAAGTCACAACACATAAACCAAAATGTCATTGCGGAGGACTATGGAAATTAGATTTTATTCCTCCTAAATTTGATACTGATTTAATAGATAAAGATATTTGGGGATTATTTCGTTATAGAGCGTTTATGCCAGTAATAGGAGATACCTGGAAAGATATCACTCTTGGAGAAGGGATGACTCCTGTAATTCAATTTGATGAAGATGTAATGTTAAAAATGGATTATTTTATGCCGACCCTTTCATTTAAAGACAGAGGTGCAGCAATGTTAATAGCTCATTGTAAAGAAATAGGTGTCGATTCGGTAGTTCAAGATAGTAGTGGAAATGCAGGGAATAGTGTGGCTGCATACTGTGCAAAAGCAGGAATAGAATGTGAAATTTTTGTTCCTGAAGGGACATCACCCAAGAAAATTGATATGATTGAAGCCCATAATGCAAAGGTTAATATTGTTCCAGGTTCAAGAGATCATTGTGCTGATGTTTGCAGGGACAAAGTAGATTCAGAGAAAAAATATTATGCAAATCATGTATATAATCCTTTTTTCTATGAAGGAACAAAAACTTATATTTATGAAGTATATGAACAATTAAATCGTATTCCTAAAAATATTTTTGTTCCATTAGGAAATGGGACTTTGTTTATAGGGGTAATAAAAGGACTTGAAGAGCTTCTTATGAGTGGGATTATTAAAAATATGCCGAATATTATTGCAGTTCAAAGTGAATATTGTGATCCTTTTGCAAAAGCCGTATTAAATGGTGAAACTAGTCCTGTAAAAGTAATACCTAAAGCAACAATGGCAGAGGGAATAGCTATCGGTATACCTATGAGAGGAGAAGAAATTTTAGAGTATATATACCAATATAATATAGAGGTTATTATAGCCCCAGAAGATAAAATTATTGAAGCCAGAGGAATGCTTGCAGCAAAAGGGGTTTACTGTGAGCATACTACAGCAGCATCATATGCAGCATACTTAAATTATTGTGAACTGAAAGGAAAAACTTCAGATTGTTTAATTTCTATGTGTGGAGCAGGGTTCAAATCAGATCATTAA
- a CDS encoding cyclase family protein — protein sequence MLIDITQETKIGKMYRQGSPALDVREITCCKGTKSEYKTMEYSVAPHNSGTHIDVMSIGVEIPLERLIGKGIKYDISHIEGRTVEVEDIDLSLIKGGEYIFFQSNWDKYYLTPKKYNNHPEISIELIKKLSEMDINMIGIDTPGLGRGKNHGIIDKILGDSKKYAIENLCNLDKIPKDNFKVYCLPSKIEGLDALQTRILVEF from the coding sequence ATGCTGATAGACATTACTCAAGAAACTAAAATAGGAAAAATGTATAGACAAGGATCGCCAGCACTAGATGTCAGGGAAATAACTTGTTGTAAAGGGACTAAATCTGAATATAAAACCATGGAATACAGTGTCGCCCCCCATAATAGTGGAACTCATATAGATGTAATGAGTATAGGGGTAGAGATTCCACTAGAGAGGCTGATAGGCAAAGGAATAAAATATGACATAAGCCATATTGAAGGAAGAACCGTAGAAGTCGAAGATATAGACTTATCTTTGATAAAAGGTGGAGAATATATCTTCTTTCAGAGTAATTGGGACAAATATTATCTCACGCCAAAAAAATATAATAACCATCCTGAAATTTCCATAGAATTGATTAAAAAGCTGTCAGAAATGGATATCAATATGATAGGAATAGATACTCCAGGTCTAGGCAGAGGTAAAAATCATGGGATTATAGACAAAATTTTAGGAGATTCTAAAAAATATGCTATAGAAAACCTTTGTAATTTAGATAAAATTCCTAAAGATAACTTTAAAGTCTATTGTCTACCTTCTAAAATTGAAGGTCTAGATGCCCTTCAAACCAGAATATTGGTAGAGTTTTAA
- a CDS encoding MarR family winged helix-turn-helix transcriptional regulator, whose protein sequence is MDKPLDKIMNDTTRDINKFLSHHMDQYSLGNGQFGILYEVSKEEGISQEVIAQRRNVGKSAVAKSIKRLIENGYLYREKDEIDRRAWRLYCTDKGKNMIPIIINLIEIVKKLLTNGSSEEEIKIFRKVIERMSQNIEEYFEGIEG, encoded by the coding sequence ATGGACAAACCTTTAGATAAAATAATGAATGATACAACGAGAGATATAAACAAGTTTTTATCTCATCACATGGATCAGTATTCCCTTGGAAATGGTCAGTTCGGTATACTTTATGAAGTTTCAAAGGAGGAAGGAATATCACAAGAAGTTATCGCCCAGAGGAGAAATGTGGGTAAGTCAGCAGTGGCAAAGTCTATAAAAAGGCTTATAGAAAACGGATATCTGTACAGGGAAAAAGATGAAATAGATAGGAGAGCCTGGCGTCTATACTGCACTGATAAAGGTAAAAATATGATCCCTATAATAATAAACCTTATTGAAATTGTAAAAAAGCTGCTGACCAATGGATCTAGCGAGGAGGAGATAAAAATATTCAGAAAGGTAATCGAAAGGATGAGTCAGAATATAGAGGAGTATTTTGAGGGTATAGAGGGATAA
- a CDS encoding DUF1643 domain-containing protein: MRKEWDKAKPRACVLMINPSDADGIVIDMTTQLVVNNLSKLDYGSVDILNLYSMIGRLSTRSETEEAKIENLKAIMQSVDKATQIILAYGAIGKSNKTVKARIDDLLSSLEAYKDKVYYLTDIGGEILYHPLVPSVRLKWNLVPYFKENNNN, from the coding sequence TTGAGGAAGGAATGGGATAAGGCAAAACCCCGGGCATGTGTCCTGATGATCAATCCAAGTGATGCAGATGGTATAGTCATAGATATGACCACTCAACTGGTTGTAAATAATCTTTCTAAACTAGACTATGGCTCCGTAGACATATTGAACCTATATTCCATGATAGGTAGGCTATCTACTAGATCTGAAACAGAAGAAGCCAAGATAGAAAACTTGAAAGCGATAATGCAAAGTGTAGATAAAGCAACGCAAATAATCCTTGCATATGGTGCTATCGGTAAGAGTAATAAGACTGTAAAAGCAAGAATAGACGATTTGCTATCTAGCCTAGAGGCATACAAGGATAAAGTCTACTATTTGACAGATATTGGAGGAGAAATATTGTATCATCCTCTAGTACCTTCAGTAAGGCTGAAATGGAATCTAGTACCTTATTTCAAAGAGAATAACAATAACTAA
- a CDS encoding GGDEF domain-containing protein encodes MKKSDSLEINTPYLFLIVFTLILVYFDMSFPKIKNIKFTDIFSETLICIQPVLWIYFEKIGFKNKLHYYLMVTGLIIFYLGTLQDVLDEVYSLEGILSEIENIFVPAGLMITSLSIILRFTKEKRTNISLLQTNKMIYDNSIKDSLTGLYNRHYLEGSLNNLLGQLSEVYSEIAVAFIDIDNFKTINDTHGHINGDIILKNLGEKIKSCIRESDYAFRYGGDEFLIIYPNTKLEVALEIVERLKQDISISSKNFGIELSLSIGIIKHKKFENYKRLIDRADKVMYESKKNGKNQVTVSVC; translated from the coding sequence ATGAAAAAGTCAGATTCATTAGAAATAAATACGCCATATTTATTTCTAATAGTTTTTACTTTAATATTAGTATATTTTGACATGTCATTCCCAAAAATAAAAAATATCAAATTTACTGATATTTTTAGTGAGACTTTGATATGTATTCAACCTGTATTATGGATATATTTTGAAAAAATTGGTTTCAAAAATAAACTTCACTATTATTTGATGGTCACTGGATTGATTATATTCTATTTGGGAACTCTACAAGATGTACTGGATGAAGTATATTCATTGGAAGGTATTTTATCTGAAATAGAAAATATTTTTGTACCAGCTGGACTGATGATTACATCACTTTCAATTATTTTACGTTTTACGAAAGAAAAAAGAACTAATATTTCCTTGTTACAAACAAATAAAATGATATATGACAATAGTATAAAAGACTCATTAACAGGACTGTATAATAGACATTATTTGGAAGGAAGTCTGAATAATTTGCTAGGGCAACTAAGTGAAGTATACTCAGAGATAGCAGTAGCGTTTATCGATATTGATAATTTTAAAACAATTAATGACACACATGGCCATATAAATGGAGACATTATTTTAAAAAATTTGGGGGAAAAAATAAAAAGTTGCATAAGAGAATCAGATTATGCCTTTAGATATGGTGGAGATGAATTTTTAATTATCTATCCCAATACAAAATTAGAAGTAGCCCTGGAGATAGTTGAAAGGCTTAAACAAGATATTTCTATCTCATCCAAAAATTTTGGAATAGAATTGAGTTTAAGCATCGGAATTATCAAACATAAAAAATTTGAAAACTACAAAAGATTGATAGATAGAGCAGATAAAGTTATGTACGAATCTAAAAAGAATGGTAAAAATCAAGTAACAGTATCTGTATGTTAA
- a CDS encoding Rid family hydrolase, with protein MKIINKVKNLKSNGHYALGLVDDNRVYISGQFSVDPETGEKKFGSMEEELKQVLNNIDLILKEAESGKSKILKVTIYINDLDQWGAVDQVYSDFFEKHTPARSIVALPKLHYGFKVEIDAIAAC; from the coding sequence ATGAAAATAATAAACAAGGTTAAAAATTTAAAATCTAATGGACATTATGCACTAGGCCTAGTAGACGATAATCGTGTTTACATATCTGGACAGTTTTCTGTTGATCCTGAGACTGGTGAAAAAAAGTTTGGAAGTATGGAAGAAGAGCTGAAACAAGTTTTGAACAATATTGATTTAATTTTAAAAGAAGCTGAATCTGGTAAGAGTAAAATTTTAAAAGTAACAATATATATCAATGATTTGGATCAATGGGGAGCAGTTGATCAGGTATATAGTGATTTTTTTGAAAAGCACACACCAGCACGCTCCATTGTAGCATTGCCTAAACTTCATTATGGTTTTAAAGTTGAAATAGATGCTATAGCTGCCTGCTAG
- a CDS encoding LysM peptidoglycan-binding domain-containing protein, with amino-acid sequence MKKLLILLAVLSILACGDKKPKEETATENMPVVTEAVSEKASEIKEGATEMTGAVSEKASEMTEEVSEKASEMKEGATEMTGAVSEKASEMTEEVSEKASEMKEGATEMTEAAGEKASEMTGAVSEKASEMKEGATEMTGAVSEKASEMTEAVTEKATEMKEGTTEMTEAAGEKASEMTGVVTEKATEMKEGATEMTGAVGEKASEMTEAVSEKASEMTEAVSEKASEMMETSETAAMEELPSIYIVKKGDSLFEIGQKYNMSWEKLAEENNIENPDYLHVGQEIRIPEN; translated from the coding sequence ATGAAAAAATTATTAATATTATTAGCTGTCCTTTCAATACTGGCATGTGGTGATAAAAAACCTAAAGAAGAGACCGCAACAGAAAATATGCCTGTGGTTACAGAAGCAGTGAGTGAGAAAGCCTCAGAAATTAAAGAAGGAGCAACAGAAATGACCGGGGCGGTAAGTGAGAAAGCGTCTGAAATGACAGAAGAAGTAAGTGAAAAAGCCTCAGAAATGAAAGAAGGAGCAACAGAAATGACCGGGGCGGTAAGTGAGAAAGCGTCTGAAATGACAGAAGAAGTAAGTGAAAAAGCCTCAGAAATGAAAGAAGGAGCAACAGAAATGACCGAGGCAGCAGGAGAGAAAGCGTCTGAAATGACAGGAGCAGTAAGTGAGAAAGCCTCAGAAATGAAAGAAGGAGCAACAGAAATGACCGGGGCAGTAAGTGAGAAAGCGTCTGAAATGACAGAAGCAGTAACCGAGAAAGCCACAGAAATGAAAGAAGGAACAACAGAAATGACCGAGGCAGCAGGAGAGAAAGCGTCTGAAATGACAGGAGTAGTAACTGAGAAAGCCACAGAAATGAAAGAAGGAGCAACAGAAATGACCGGGGCAGTAGGAGAGAAAGCGTCTGAAATGACAGAAGCAGTAAGTGAGAAAGCCTCAGAAATGACAGAAGCAGTAAGTGAGAAAGCCTCAGAAATGATGGAAACTAGTGAAACTGCTGCAATGGAAGAACTTCCTTCTATTTATATTGTTAAAAAAGGGGATAGTTTATTTGAAATAGGACAAAAATATAATATGTCTTGGGAAAAACTAGCTGAAGAAAATAATATAGAAAATCCAGATTATCTCCATGTTGGTCAAGAGATTAGAATTCCTGAAAACTAA
- a CDS encoding PFL family protein: protein MHIVANEILETIQMVDMQNLDVRTVTMGISLLDCIDRDHKVTCENIYNKIIKYGRNLVEIADKVAAKYGVPIVNKRVSVTPIAVIGGATDAEDYTCFAEALDKAAKEIGIDFIGGFSALVEKGFTPADKKLIASIPKALSTTDRVCSSVNVGSTKAGINLDAVGMMGKTVKELAELSKDTDGLAAAKFVVFTNAVSDNPFMAGAFHGVGEAEIILNLGISGPGVVRAALAKVDKKAPIDEITETIKKVSFKITRMGELVGKEVAKELGIDFGIVDLSLAPTPAVGDSVGNILEEFGLESVGAYGTTLSLAILNDAVKKGGAMAATRVGGLTGAFIPVSEDQGMIAATSKGYLTLEKLEAMTCVCSVGLDMIAIPGETPDYVISGIIGDEMAIGMVNSKTTAVRVIPVPGKTVGDRVVFGGLLGEADIMPVNSLNCSTLINRGGKVAPPIQAMKN, encoded by the coding sequence ATGCACATAGTAGCAAATGAAATATTGGAAACTATTCAAATGGTTGATATGCAAAACCTTGATGTAAGAACAGTTACAATGGGAATCAGCCTTTTGGACTGTATAGACAGAGACCACAAAGTAACATGTGAAAATATCTATAACAAAATCATAAAATATGGAAGAAACTTAGTTGAAATAGCTGATAAAGTAGCTGCAAAATATGGTGTACCTATTGTTAACAAAAGGGTATCTGTTACTCCAATCGCTGTAATCGGAGGAGCTACAGATGCAGAGGACTATACTTGTTTTGCTGAAGCACTTGATAAGGCTGCAAAAGAGATTGGAATTGACTTTATAGGTGGATTTAGTGCCCTTGTAGAAAAAGGATTTACTCCTGCAGATAAAAAACTTATTGCATCTATCCCAAAAGCTCTTAGCACGACGGACAGAGTATGTTCATCTGTAAATGTCGGTTCGACTAAAGCGGGAATCAACTTAGATGCAGTTGGGATGATGGGGAAAACTGTTAAAGAGTTAGCTGAATTATCAAAAGACACTGACGGTTTAGCGGCAGCTAAATTTGTAGTTTTTACAAATGCTGTAAGTGATAATCCATTTATGGCTGGAGCTTTCCATGGTGTTGGAGAAGCTGAAATCATTCTTAACCTCGGTATAAGTGGACCAGGAGTTGTGAGGGCGGCCCTTGCAAAAGTTGATAAAAAAGCTCCTATTGATGAAATAACTGAAACTATTAAAAAAGTAAGTTTCAAAATTACTAGAATGGGAGAATTAGTAGGTAAAGAAGTTGCAAAAGAATTAGGAATAGATTTCGGTATAGTTGACTTATCATTGGCACCGACTCCTGCTGTTGGAGATAGTGTTGGCAATATATTAGAAGAATTTGGTCTTGAATCTGTAGGAGCTTATGGTACTACTCTTTCTCTGGCAATCCTTAATGATGCTGTGAAAAAAGGAGGAGCTATGGCTGCTACAAGAGTCGGAGGACTTACTGGGGCATTCATCCCTGTCAGTGAAGATCAAGGAATGATTGCTGCTACAAGTAAAGGATATTTAACACTTGAAAAGCTTGAAGCAATGACATGTGTTTGTTCTGTAGGTCTTGATATGATTGCTATTCCAGGAGAAACTCCTGACTATGTAATCTCAGGAATTATCGGTGACGAAATGGCAATAGGTATGGTTAACAGCAAAACAACGGCTGTAAGAGTTATTCCTGTACCCGGTAAAACTGTTGGAGACAGAGTTGTATTTGGAGGACTTCTTGGTGAAGCTGACATTATGCCGGTTAACTCATTAAACTGCTCTACATTAATCAACAGAGGTGGAAAAGTTGCGCCTCCTATTCAAGCTATGAAAAACTAG
- a CDS encoding phage antirepressor KilAC domain-containing protein codes for MELQSYSVGYISDDRAMDIISRVGSLAFVGEIGATKDNVADFFEVSPRTIERFLKENRADFLLYGDFRKTKKQLRKLGTDKFVGTKIPRKLTKINLFNKKHIMLFACYLSQSSGVAKKVVQYLIEAESLMDSDTKIEALLRSLGDLTKTEDLPPGILNKVYMQVYEEVQKLKPLVSFAESIGNTENLISIGDFSKSTKNSLGLGRNKLFQEMRYDGILNFRNMPYQNFINSGYFKVVTRVINERCIYQPMLTGKGQIWLYKRMKKRLGI; via the coding sequence ATGGAACTACAAAGCTATAGTGTTGGATATATTTCAGATGATAGAGCTATGGATATTATCTCTAGGGTGGGTTCTCTCGCCTTTGTAGGAGAAATTGGAGCTACCAAAGATAATGTCGCTGATTTCTTTGAGGTTAGTCCTAGAACCATTGAAAGATTTTTAAAAGAGAATCGTGCTGATTTTCTGTTATATGGAGATTTCAGGAAAACCAAAAAGCAACTCAGAAAGCTTGGTACCGACAAATTTGTCGGAACCAAAATACCAAGAAAACTCACTAAAATTAATCTATTCAACAAAAAACACATTATGCTATTTGCGTGTTATCTTAGTCAATCATCTGGTGTAGCAAAAAAAGTTGTTCAATATCTTATTGAAGCTGAAAGTCTTATGGATAGTGATACCAAAATTGAGGCACTCCTTAGAAGTCTGGGTGATCTTACTAAGACGGAGGATCTTCCTCCTGGTATTCTTAACAAAGTCTATATGCAAGTTTATGAAGAAGTACAAAAGCTGAAGCCCTTAGTATCTTTTGCTGAGAGTATCGGAAATACTGAAAATCTGATTTCTATAGGGGATTTTTCCAAATCTACAAAGAATTCTCTGGGTTTGGGTAGAAACAAGCTGTTTCAAGAGATGAGGTATGATGGGATTTTGAATTTTAGGAATATGCCATACCAAAATTTTATCAATTCTGGCTATTTTAAGGTAGTCACCAGAGTCATCAATGAAAGGTGTATATATCAGCCCATGCTAACTGGTAAGGGGCAAATATGGCTGTACAAGAGGATGAAAAAAAGATTGGGAATATAG